Below is a window of Vicingus serpentipes DNA.
ATTGGAAGCATATTCAAACAAAAAGATTATAAGAATGTTTTCTTTTATGGAGGAGATGGTTATTTCGACAATATGAATCAGTTTTTTGGAGGTAACGGTTTTGATATTGTTGATAGAGGCCGAGGTTATTTAATGGGTGATGAATTTACATCTAAGCGAACTAATATAGAAGACAACGAGGTTCAATTTGAAAATGCTTGGGGTGTTTGTGACGAAGACATCTATAATAAAGTATTAAAAGAAGCAGATTTAAACTACCAACAAAATCAACCTTTCTTTAATTTCATCATGACTACTTCAAATCATAGACCTTTTACTTACCCTGAAGGAAGAATAGATATACCCTCTAAAACTGGGAGAGGTGGTGCTGTAAAATATACTGATTATGCTATTAATGATTTTATAAAAAAAGCGCAACAAAAACCATGGTTTAAGAATACTGTTTTTGTAATTATGTCTGACCATTGTGCTTCAAGTGCAGGAAGACAAGAATTAGATGCATCAAAATATCATATTCCTGCTTTAATTTATAATCTACCAATTGATAGTGCTTATGAAGTAAATAAAATGTGTTCTCAAATAGATTTATTCCCTACTGTTTTTGGTTATTTAAATTGGTCTTATTATACTCAGTTATTTGGTAGAGATGTTAATTTAATGGAAGCTAAAGATGAAAGAGCTTTTGTAGGGAATTATAGAAAAATGGGCTACTTAAAAGGGGACAACCTTACCGTCTTAGGAGACCAAAAAGTAGCAAACTTCTACATTTGGAATAGAGCAACTAATGATTTAAACCTAACCGATAAAAATAAAACCTTAATAGAAGAAGCTATCTCCTTCTACCAAGGACAAGATTATTTATACCAAAATGGTTTGTTAAAAATAGATAAGTTGCTTCCTTAATCTATTGCTATTGCAGAAATTTCTACATTTACATTTTTAGGAAGACATGCAACTTCTACAGTTTCTCTAGCTGGAAAATCACTTGAGAAATAACTTCCATAAACTTCATTTATTTTTCCAAAATTATTCATATCCGAAATGAATATGGAACATTTTATCACATTAGAAAAATCCATATCAGCTGCATTTAGAACAGCTTTTAAGTTTTCCATTACCATTTTAGTTTCATTCTCTATTGTATCCATCACTAATTCATTGCTTGATGGATTTATCGCTATTTGTCCGGAAGTATATAAAGTATTACCAACTTTTATTGCTTGATTATATGGTCCAATTGGAGCTGGTGCATTTGATGTATTGATTATTTTTTTCATAGTCTGTTTTTTTTATAAAAGTATAAAACAAAAAAAGAGCTTTATTAAATAAAGCTCTTTTTCTTAAAAAATTATGTTGCTTTTATTTTACAATTTTATTTGAATAAGATGTTTCCTCATTTCTTAATGAGATAAAATATATCCCATTAGCTTGAGAAGCTAGGCTAATGAATTTTCTAACATTAGATTCTTCAACATTTAGTTGTTCTTGATAAACAACCTGACCAACAGTATTATATACAGATAGATCATAAATCCCTTTCTCTAAATCTTTTAAATTCATTTCTAAATTATTTGAAAACGAATTAAAGTAAGATTTAATACCTGATGAATTAGATGATAAATCATCGATTCCTGTACATAAATTAACATCGGCTAAAACAGGCGTCCTAGGGCTTGTACAATCAGGTCCTTTTACTTGCCAATCATAGAAATAATAATAGTATGATAATCCAGCACTACTGTTTTTTATTGATCCTAATCCATTAATTGAATATGGATAATTAACACCTGCATTATTCCGATATAAATCTTTTGTAGTTGATCCACCAGACAACACTAATTGGTAATCAGTTCCTGGAGGAACAGTAAATAACAAATAAAAAGTTTTTAAGCCTGCAGAAACACTTTGAGTCTTACTTCCTATTACTGTTCCAAACTTATCTTTTAACTGAACCGTCCTAGGTCCAGATGACTGAGCATAAACTTGAACTGTTTGAATAAACATTTCTTGATAAACATCAAAAACTAAATATTGTTCGTTATCTAGATAGTTACCTCCTCCTGAGTTATCTAATTTTCCTAAACTTTCTAATTGTGCCTCAATTACATCTTCAACATAATAAGTTGTAGGTGCATTTAATATAGGTGTATTGTAAGAATTTCCAGTAGTTAAAACCGTTGTACTTGATGGAGAATCATACCAATTTAACAAACCTGTTCCAGTTGCTGTTAAATTTGCTGGGTTACCCTCACAAATACTATCTCCTTGTACAACTGGAGCATCAGGCATATTTATGTAGATATAATTAGATTTTGTTTCTATTCCTGAACCAATCAAATTAGTTGCTGTTAACTGAACAGTATATAACCCTGGAGAAGTATATATGTGAGTAGGGTTTTGAGAAGTGGAATTAGTTCCATCACCAAAATCCCATTGCCAATCAGTAGGTCCATTTGATGATAAATCTGTAAAATTAACCTCTCCTGTACAAGTAGTATCTGCATCAACAATAAAATCAACAGTTGGAGCTGCTGTAGCAACATCACATGACCATTCTATTTCAAAACCAGATTCTTCTAATCCTCCATCAGATAAAAATGCAATTGTAATAGCACTACCTGAAGATGAAATTGTAGCTGCTGGTAAATTATTATTACAAAAAGTACCAATTAATGGAGATGAAGTTGTTGGCCCATCGTAAATTTTAAGATTATCATAATTACATATCGTTCCTCCTTGATCTCCCGCTTCAACGTCAAACAAATTAATAGTTAAATTAACCTGCCCTGCTCCTGTTGGAGCTATTGTAACTTGAGATGTTTGATTAGCACCATATAATGAACATGGCCCGCCACTATCAAAAAGAGTTCCTGAACACTCAGTAATTGTTGAACTTCCTGAAGCTGCCATTACTGTTGTACATGCCAAATTTGAGTCAATATTTATGTAAGCAGTTTTTATTTCTATATCATTTCCACAAGTAGCACCGCCATCAACAAATAATTCAACAGTATAAGAACCATAAGCATTATAAGTATGAGATGGAGATAAAGCAACACTGGTTCCTCCATCACCAAAATCCCAATCAAAAGTATTTCCGTTTACACTATTATTTGTAAAATCTACTGTAAATGGAACAGTACAAGATTCAACTAAACAAGCTTCAAAATCGCTAGCTGTAAAAGGTTGGTATTGTGCTCCCACTCCAACTGCATACCATGCATTTGTAACAGATTCTACTTGCGAAGTACAACCACCAAATAAATCAATTGTTGATTGAATAGAAAAAAACCTTGCATCAGCATAATTTGAATTTGTTGTTAAATAAACTGTTAAATTTCTATATGCAATATCTCCTGCCACATCTAAACCTAAGGCATTTACGGTATATGTATCACCATTATCATTTGTTCCTGAACCTCCATCAACTAATAATACATACCAAAAATTTTGAACACCGCTATTTGTATGGACACCACCATTATCTCCTCCTGCTAAATCAGCCCAAAAACTACCAAAATAAGTATCAGGGTCTCCTTTAGAGTTAGGATTAGCCATATTTCTAATTCCAGTGCCTCCTAAATCTTCACCCATAACCCAATTTGCTTGAGCTGGACGAGCTATATATTCTACTGATACACCAAAAATATCACTAAACGATTCATTTAAAGCACCTGATTCTCCTTGATAAACCAAATTAGCTGTAAATGTTGTTAAGCCATGAGTAACCTCATGACCCGCTATATCTAAAGCTGTGAAAGGAGCATTTCCACTACTTCCATCACCATAAGTCATTCGTTGGCCATCCCAAAAAGCATTGCCATAATTTTGATCATAATGAACATAACTATCTAATCTAAACCCATTGTTGTCTATACTGTTTCTTCCATGCTCATTTAAGTAATAGTCATAAGTCATTTCTGCTCCCCAATGTGCATCTGTAGCAAACTTATTTACTCCTCCAAGATTCCACGTTGCGCTATTGTTTGTAAAATCTGTAGCTGCTCCATAACTCGTCCCTTCATTACAATTAAAAGTTCGCACACCATTACCTCTTCCTGTTTCTTGCAATCTATAAACTCCTCCGCCAGTGTTATCACTAGTCATTGTTTGAGTACCACTATAACCTGTTACTGCTGTTCCAACTTCATCAACATGGTGAATTTTATTCTCAGACCAAAGAACTTCTCCGTTTATTGCATCGATATAAACTTCTTGACGAGACATTGGCTGATGAGCATATATGTTAAACTTATAGGCAAGTTTTAATTCACTTGATATTTCTCCACCTTTTGAAATCAACACTAAATCAGCTTTTGGGTAATAAGTAGCTTCATTGTTATCAGAAGCCCACTTTAAATGTTTCTCCTCTCCCTCTAACTCCCACTTGTAAGTTTCTGCACCAACAAAAACTAACGCACTAGATAATGCAGATTCTTCATTAATAGAGTTTGTTAAAGTATTTATCTCCTTATCAAACAATTCTCCATTCATAGACTTTATCAATCCATTTTGAGTATGAACAATAAACATACTCAAACCAACAGGTATATTATTAATAGTTTGACGATATCTATAATGAGTAAAACCTAAATTATCAGTTTCTACATTAATTAAATCTAATCCATAGTTATAATCCAATGGATAAAAATTATTTAACCAAGAATTTAATTTATCAAAAGGCAATTCCTTTCCTTTTCTAAATTTTACATAATTAGGTATCGTTGAAAAATCTTTAAATCGAACAACTTCAGCTCCACTAACCTTATCGTTAGCTCTTTTACCATATAGTTCGATTGATTTTGCTTGAATAGCTCCATAAGAATAGAATGCTATTAAAACAGCAATTAATTTACGCATATTAAAATTTGTGTTTAGTTAGTTGAAGCTAAAATTAACATTTTAACATATGACTAATAAATACAAGTTGCTTTATTATTGGAAAGTTGACTTTCGAATCAGAGTCTTTATTTTTAAAAAAAATAATCGTTTTTTGTTTAATATTTAACTATAAAAAGAGTACTTTTGTAGCATAAATTTAAATTAATCTTTAAACTAATAATTATGAAAAAAAATTACTTTTTTGCTAAAGCATTTGCTGTTGCTGCCTTAGTTGGTATTGCAGGAAGTGCTAACGCACAAGTTTTCTTTACTGAAGACTACGAAGGAACACTAGGTGCTAACGGATTACCAGATGCTCCTAATGCTTTTACAGAAACAGGACTTAGTACTGATGGTATTTGGGCTGTTGGAAATGAAACTGCAGCTTCATCTACTTATTACACTGTTACTGCTGGTACAGGTAACTTTGCATTCACTAATGATGATGCTTGTAACTGTGATAAATCTGACGATAAAATGATTTTACCTGCTCAAGATTTTGCTACTGCATCTGGAGGAGTAGGTTCTATTGCTTTATCATTTGATAAATTTTTCAATGCTGAATATGGTGGTATTGGTACTATCGAAGTTAGTATTGATGGTGGTACTTTATGGACTACAGCTGGTACTTTAACTGCTGATGCAGGTTGGGTAAATCAAGTTGTTGATTTAGGTGCTTACCTTAATGAATCAAATGTATTAGTTGCATTTAAATATAATGATGATGCAGGTTGGGCTGCAGGAATGAATATTGACAATGTTCAATTAGAAGCTACTACTTGTGTTACTAATACAGCTGTGCTAGCATTACAATCTGAATATTCTCAATATCCTCTTACTCAAGTTGAGAATATAGTTGC
It encodes the following:
- a CDS encoding RidA family protein, producing MKKIINTSNAPAPIGPYNQAIKVGNTLYTSGQIAINPSSNELVMDTIENETKMVMENLKAVLNAADMDFSNVIKCSIFISDMNNFGKINEVYGSYFSSDFPARETVEVACLPKNVNVEISAIAID
- a CDS encoding M4 family metallopeptidase; amino-acid sequence: MRKLIAVLIAFYSYGAIQAKSIELYGKRANDKVSGAEVVRFKDFSTIPNYVKFRKGKELPFDKLNSWLNNFYPLDYNYGLDLINVETDNLGFTHYRYRQTINNIPVGLSMFIVHTQNGLIKSMNGELFDKEINTLTNSINEESALSSALVFVGAETYKWELEGEEKHLKWASDNNEATYYPKADLVLISKGGEISSELKLAYKFNIYAHQPMSRQEVYIDAINGEVLWSENKIHHVDEVGTAVTGYSGTQTMTSDNTGGGVYRLQETGRGNGVRTFNCNEGTSYGAATDFTNNSATWNLGGVNKFATDAHWGAEMTYDYYLNEHGRNSIDNNGFRLDSYVHYDQNYGNAFWDGQRMTYGDGSSGNAPFTALDIAGHEVTHGLTTFTANLVYQGESGALNESFSDIFGVSVEYIARPAQANWVMGEDLGGTGIRNMANPNSKGDPDTYFGSFWADLAGGDNGGVHTNSGVQNFWYVLLVDGGSGTNDNGDTYTVNALGLDVAGDIAYRNLTVYLTTNSNYADARFFSIQSTIDLFGGCTSQVESVTNAWYAVGVGAQYQPFTASDFEACLVESCTVPFTVDFTNNSVNGNTFDWDFGDGGTSVALSPSHTYNAYGSYTVELFVDGGATCGNDIEIKTAYINIDSNLACTTVMAASGSSTITECSGTLFDSGGPCSLYGANQTSQVTIAPTGAGQVNLTINLFDVEAGDQGGTICNYDNLKIYDGPTTSSPLIGTFCNNNLPAATISSSGSAITIAFLSDGGLEESGFEIEWSCDVATAAPTVDFIVDADTTCTGEVNFTDLSSNGPTDWQWDFGDGTNSTSQNPTHIYTSPGLYTVQLTATNLIGSGIETKSNYIYINMPDAPVVQGDSICEGNPANLTATGTGLLNWYDSPSSTTVLTTGNSYNTPILNAPTTYYVEDVIEAQLESLGKLDNSGGGNYLDNEQYLVFDVYQEMFIQTVQVYAQSSGPRTVQLKDKFGTVIGSKTQSVSAGLKTFYLLFTVPPGTDYQLVLSGGSTTKDLYRNNAGVNYPYSINGLGSIKNSSAGLSYYYYFYDWQVKGPDCTSPRTPVLADVNLCTGIDDLSSNSSGIKSYFNSFSNNLEMNLKDLEKGIYDLSVYNTVGQVVYQEQLNVEESNVRKFISLASQANGIYFISLRNEETSYSNKIVK